The DNA region CGCTCGGCGATGACTTCGCCAACTCCGGGAAGGCTCATGAGCTCCGCCTTCGTTGCCGTGTTGAGGTTGATGGGTGTGCTGGGAGCGCTCTTCGTTCGCTCAGCACCAAGTGGGGTAGACGGGAGCGAATCTGACGCTGCCGACAATGCGGAGGGAGAAGATAGCTCCGAAATGGCTGCATACTGTGCCTGCACTATGCTGTCTAGCCAGTGGTGGAGCTGAGCCGGAAGGATGACCTGTTGAGGCTGGAAGAGCCAGCGGTAGAGAGCCCCTAAGGCAAGCAGACCGAGAAGGACGGTAACAGCGATGGCCTCCCGCCGGTTGATGCCGAAGAACCGCTGGAGTTTCTCCTGCATCTTCTCGTCGCTGCTGCTCACACCTTGCTCCAGCGGTTCTTGGGACGTGTAGCCTGCGGTCGGTCAGGAGGCTGAAAGCGGGGACTTTGGGCCAGGCGCTCGACCAGCTTCCGCTCTTCGCGGTCTAGCGTCTTGGGGACATAGAGGGAAATGTGGACGTACAAGTCCCCCCGCCGAGAGCTTTCCGGGATTGGCAACCCTTGACCAGCCAGGCGTATAGTGGTCCCGGGCTGGGTGCCGGGTTCCACTCGCAGCTTAACCGTTCCCCAGAGGCCGGGGATCTCTAAAGTCGTCCCTAGAAGAGCTTCTGGGATGCTGAGAGCCACAGTAGCGTGGATATCTGCACCATCGCGCTGGAAGAAGGGGTGAGCGAGCTCCTCTATAACCACCACCAAGTCCCCTGCTGGAGCATTGCATCGGCCAGCATTCCCTTCCCCGCGGAGAAGGAGAGAGTCACCCCCGTGGACGCCTGGCGGGATGTGGATACGGACAGTTGCCGTCCCACGGACCCTTCCCTCACCTCTGCACTGTGGACAGGGATCGCGAATTGTCTCCCCCCTCCCACCGCAAGTGGGACACGTGACGATCTGGATGACGTGTCCGAACACTGACCTGGTTACGTGCTGGACCTCGCCTCGGCCATGGCACTGCGGACAGGTGCTTACGGTACTCGTTCGGCTTCCTGTCCCTCCACACGCGGGGCAGCGGTTCCAGCGTTCTAGCTCTATCGTCTTCTCCGCGCCGTGAGCGATCTCGTCCAGCGTCAGCCGGATCCGAACACGAAGGTCTGTGCCAGGTTCGCCATAGCGCTGATGCTGTTGCTGCCGGCTTCGGAAAGTAGTACCGCCGAAGATATCGCTGAAGAAGTCGTCCCTGAAGAAGTTGGCAAAGTAGTTCAGCACGTCGTCTAGTGTCGTGAAGTGTGGAGCTGATACGCCGGAGTGCTGCTGGAAGCCGGCGTGTCCGTACCGGTCGTAGAGGGCGCGCTTCTCTGGGTCGCTCAGTACAGCATAGGCTTCCGCGATCTCTTTGAAGCGCTCCTCGGCCTCTGGATTGCCAGGGTTACGGTCGGGGTGGTACTGTAGTGCCAACTTGCGGTAGGCTGACTTAATCTCCTCCAGCGTTGCAGTGCGCGGCACCCCCAAGATTTCGTAGTAGTCCCGCATAGTTTACGATGCTTCGGGCGATGTCGATGAGTCGGCTGAGGTTTGGACACGGTCGTCTTTGGAACGCCCAGCAGAGACGACAACACGGGCATGCCGGAGGACACGATCCCGGAAGAGGTAACCACGCTGAAGCTCTTCAACGACGCTCCCCTCGGGCAGTTCCGAGGGCACATGGAGGACAGCCTCGTGGTAGTAGACGTCGAACGGTTGGCCAGGGGGGACAGCTATTGGCTTGACCCCAAGTTGCTCTAGGAGCCGCTCCAGATTGCGGTAGACGAGCTCCACACCGCGGCGGAGGCTTTCTGCGGATGAACTCTCTGCCTGCAGGGCCATCTGGAGTTGGTCGACGATGGGCAGGAGTTGTTGTAAGAGGTGTACGGTAGCCGCTTCAGCCCATGCTTCGCGCTCGCGCAACACGCGCTTGCGGTAGTTGTCGAAGTCGGCTGCCAAGTGCACGTATCGATTGTACAGCTCCTCGTACTGCTGCTGGAGTGTTGCAGTCTCTACCTCGGGCTGCGGCTCTGCGCCTGGGGGCTCAGCCTCCGTAGTTGCAGGAGGTGCTGCCATCGAATCCTCGGATGTACGGGATATTCCGGCGGCTTCTTGTGAAGGCACGTTCGGTTCGTGCTGAAGGTACGTTTGACGAATCTTGTCGGCCATTTCGGAAGGCACTCGGGAGTCTGGCGACGGATGGGACATCATCATGCCTCTAGAACACAGTAAAAATAAGAGACGAAGGCTCTATGGGTTTATGTCTGAGACCATAGTTCGGAAACACGCTGGGCAACCCAGCGGACAATTGGGATGACCTTAGAGTAAGGCATCCGCTTAGGGCCTAGGATGCCTACTACTCCGCGGGCGGAAGCTGTTCGGTATTGTCCCAGGATGATGGCGTAGTCCTGTAGCACGCTGAGTTGGAGCTCACGCCCAATACCGATGAAGAGGGATTCTGGACAGAGGCTCCGCTCGTAGCGCTCCAGGAGCTGGTTGAGGACGGAGTCTTCTTCTACAAGGGCCGTAATAGCCCGCATCCGCTCTGCAGAGGCGACTTCGGGGTATCGAAAGAGCTGGGCGGTACCGCTGACGAAGAGTCGACCAGACGGCTGAGAGAGCGCGGGCAGGCGGTCTGTTAATCGCCGGAGAATGTCGAGAACTGCGGGTGAGACACTCCCCTCCAGCGTTCGTACGACCGTTGCTAAAACTTTGGTAGCTTCACTAAGGGATCGTCCGCAGAGATGCTGGTTGAGTAGCTGAGTAGCGCTTTCAGCATACTCCGGTCGTAAAGGTTCAGCGGTAGGGATTAGAAGTGTCCGCACGATCTTGGAATCAACGATGACTACGAGCAGAGAGTACGAGGAGCTTATGGGCACAAGTTCCACACGGTGTACATGGAGCTGTTCTAGGGTCGGTAGGCGCGAGATGCCGACAGCAGAGCTTAGGGTGCTGAGAACGCGCGAGGCGTCTTGTAAGAGCGCGTCCCAGCTTTCCCGAGTCTGAAGGCTATGTTGAATAGCCTTCCGGTCAGCTGTGCTTAGTTCGTAGGTGTTGGGGAGGCTATTGACATAGGTCCGGTAGCCAGAATCTGTTGGGATCCGGCCTGCGGAGGTATGAGGATGGGTGAGATATCCCATCTCTTCCAGCTCTGCCATAACATTACGGATGCTGGCGGGGCTAAGATTGAGCCGACGCCGGAGGTGGCGGGCGATGAGGCGAGAACTGACAGGCTGCCCTGTCCGGATGTAGAGGTGCACAAGGGTTTGCAGTACACAACGCTGTCTCTCCGTCAGCACCTGGATCCTCCGTGGCATTCGAAGTCCAGAGTGGACCTCTGTGATGACGGAATATTCCGACGAACGTGATGCGCTACCTAGGGTATTCCCCAAAGGCTCACCACATATGAGACGTACGTACTGAGAGAACGTGAGGTCTCGCAGATCCCGAGTAGAAGCACCCCAGCAGTGACAGCAATCCAGGAAGTTCCGACGAGGAGGCTCCAAAGGCGGAGGCGCAAGATGCTTTGAGCCCCTCGCAGGATCCGCCAGCAGCTCCATATTCCGACTGCTCCCAGGAGCAGGAAGGTCGCTATCCTGGCTTCTGGAGAGCCCATGAGTCGTGCCCCTGCCAGTAGAAGCGGGGTTGGGAGCAGTACCGGTAGTGAGGCCCAAACGACGACGGAGAGTGATGTCATCCAAGAGACGTTCCGCCGTAAGAGGCGTGCCACAAGGGCGATGAAGGTGGAGGCCGTTACGAAAATCCCGGCAAAGAGGAACGCGTTGACGAGGAGTTGTGCCCATGGCCTAGTGATGCTCCATGCCACCGCTTCACGGATGGCGGAGCTCGGTAACAGATGCCATAGGAGGATGACCAGCGGAGGCTGGACTCGCAGCCATTCCTGGATGAGGGAGGCAAAGAGTGCAGCGGCGAAGTTGCAGAAGGCTCCCCACAGCAGAGTGGCGGCGTAATCTACGAAGCGGCCGTCACGTAAGTCAGCGAAGAAAGAAGTGCTTCGAGCTAAGGCGCGCCAGACATGCTGGCGGAACCGTGGGACACGGTTAAGCATCCAGCCCATGCCAAGGAGGAGGAAAGCCGCAAGCAGAGTGTGGAGTGGGGGTAGGTCAGCCGGGGGAGTTCCAGGTACCAGAAGCGGCTCTAAGTCCCGTTGGAGGAAGGCCTGAAGTGCACTGTAGGCCACTCGAGGGGTCCCTGTACTATCGGCAATCCCAGTGGAGCATACGTGAGCTGCTGGAAAGGGGAAGCTGATCAGAGGGAAGGATGTGGCATAGTCTTGCCAGCTCCATACGATTGCTCCGGCAGTGCCGGAGCTAGCACATGTAGAGAGGAAGCTCCATATCCATCGGGCCTGAGCTTCTTCTGAGTTCGGCACGAGATACCCACGGTGCTCCTCGTTTGGGGAGATAGGCATGCCTCCAATGGGTACCAGTGCATATCGGCGTGCATAGTTGCGCCAGGAGGTAGGGCTACTGCTGAGACTCGCGAGATCGGCAAACGGAGGATGGACGCGGAGGAAGAGTAGGGGAAAGCGTGGT from Candidatus Kapaibacterium sp. includes:
- the dnaJ gene encoding molecular chaperone DnaJ produces the protein MRDYYEILGVPRTATLEEIKSAYRKLALQYHPDRNPGNPEAEERFKEIAEAYAVLSDPEKRALYDRYGHAGFQQHSGVSAPHFTTLDDVLNYFANFFRDDFFSDIFGGTTFRSRQQQHQRYGEPGTDLRVRIRLTLDEIAHGAEKTIELERWNRCPACGGTGSRTSTVSTCPQCHGRGEVQHVTRSVFGHVIQIVTCPTCGGRGETIRDPCPQCRGEGRVRGTATVRIHIPPGVHGGDSLLLRGEGNAGRCNAPAGDLVVVIEELAHPFFQRDGADIHATVALSIPEALLGTTLEIPGLWGTVKLRVEPGTQPGTTIRLAGQGLPIPESSRRGDLYVHISLYVPKTLDREERKLVERLAQSPRFQPPDRPQATRPKNRWSKV
- the hrcA gene encoding heat-inducible transcriptional repressor HrcA, which codes for MPRRIQVLTERQRCVLQTLVHLYIRTGQPVSSRLIARHLRRRLNLSPASIRNVMAELEEMGYLTHPHTSAGRIPTDSGYRTYVNSLPNTYELSTADRKAIQHSLQTRESWDALLQDASRVLSTLSSAVGISRLPTLEQLHVHRVELVPISSSYSLLVVIVDSKIVRTLLIPTAEPLRPEYAESATQLLNQHLCGRSLSEATKVLATVVRTLEGSVSPAVLDILRRLTDRLPALSQPSGRLFVSGTAQLFRYPEVASAERMRAITALVEEDSVLNQLLERYERSLCPESLFIGIGRELQLSVLQDYAIILGQYRTASARGVVGILGPKRMPYSKVIPIVRWVAQRVSELWSQT
- a CDS encoding nucleotide exchange factor GrpE translates to MAAPPATTEAEPPGAEPQPEVETATLQQQYEELYNRYVHLAADFDNYRKRVLREREAWAEAATVHLLQQLLPIVDQLQMALQAESSSAESLRRGVELVYRNLERLLEQLGVKPIAVPPGQPFDVYYHEAVLHVPSELPEGSVVEELQRGYLFRDRVLRHARVVVSAGRSKDDRVQTSADSSTSPEAS
- a CDS encoding helix-hairpin-helix domain-containing protein, with amino-acid sequence MQEKLQRFFGINRREAIAVTVLLGLLALGALYRWLFQPQQVILPAQLHHWLDSIVQAQYAAISELSSPSALSAASDSLPSTPLGAERTKSAPSTPINLNTATKAELMSLPGVGEVIAERILEYRRQKRFESPEELLEIKGIGPKKYERLRPYIRVE